One region of Glycine max cultivar Williams 82 chromosome 9, Glycine_max_v4.0, whole genome shotgun sequence genomic DNA includes:
- the TFL1.4 gene encoding terminal flowering 1-like protein 4, whose translation MSRLMEQPLVVGRVIGEVVDIFSPSVRMNVTYSTKQVANGHELMPSTIMAKPRVEIGGDDMRTAYTLIMTDPDAPSPSDPHLREHLHWTVTDIPGTTDVSFGKEIVGYESPKPVIGIHRYVFILFKQRGRQTVRPPSSRDHFNTRRFSEENGLGLPVAVVYFNAQRETAARRR comes from the exons ATGTCTAGGCTAATGGAACAACCACTTGTTGTGGGAAGAGTGATAGGAGAAGTGGTTGACATTTTCAGCCCAAGTGTAAGAATGAATGTTACATATTCCACTAAGCAAGTTGCTAATGGTCATGAGTTAATGCCTTCTACTATTATGGCCAAGCCACGCGTTGAGATTGGTGGTGATGACATGAGGACTGCTTATACCTTG ATCATGACAGACCCAGATGCTCCAAGTCCTAGTGATCCACATCTGAGGGAACATCTCCACTG GACGGTTACAGATATCCCTGGCACCACAGATGTCTCTTTTG GTAAAGAGATAGTGGGCTATGAGAGTCCAAAACCAGTAATAGGAATCCACAGGTATGTGTTCATTTTGTTCAAGCAGAGAGGAAGACAGACAGTCAGGCCTCCTTCTTCAAGAGACCATTTCAACACAAGGAGGTTCTCAGAAGAGAATGGCCTTGGCCTACCAGTTGCTGTAGTTTACTTCAATGCTCAAAGAGAGACTGCCGCAAGAAGGAGGTGA
- the LOC100784143 gene encoding E3 ubiquitin-protein ligase XBAT33: MGNSFGCSASGERLVSAARDGDLVEAKMLLECNPCLAKYSTFGGLNSPLHFAASKGHNEIVALLLENGADVNSRNYCGQTALMQACRYGHWEVVQTLLLFKCNVMKADYLSGRTALHFAAINGHARCIRLVVADFVPSAPFEALHAHMVAEGDASNVKNKYEQSALSKFINKTADAGITALHMAALNGYFDCVQLLLDLSANVSAATFHYGTSMDLIGAGSTPLHYAACGGNLKCCQILLARGASRMALNCNGWLPLDVARMWGRHWLEPLLTPTSDATISSFPSSNYLSLPLMSVLNIARECGLQSTTTSSNEVDACAVCLERQCSVAAEGCGHELCVRCALYLCSTSNVSSETGGPPGSIPCPLCRHGIVSFVKLSGSKAKENKLHVSLSLCTPCMLHPRDLDRPSLSLTPEIRRNRVASVPSEMLCPVTCTPFPSVAIPLCTCNDGPCPSFEPREAEAQDGSPRHSQAAMMDQNKMDGPRLEKMTCSGMFWGRRSCSREHQCNSEINA; the protein is encoded by the exons atggGGAATTCATTTGGGTGTTCGGCTTCCGGCGAGAGGTTGGTGTCGGCGGCGAGGGACGGCGATTTGGTTGAGGCGAAGATGCTTCTGGAATGCAACCCTTGTCTTGCAAAGTACTCAACTTTCGGGGGTCTCAATTCCCCTCTTCATTTTGCAGCTTCCAAGGGCCATAACGAG ATTGTGGCATTGTTGCTTGAAAATGGAGCTGATGTGAATTCGAGAAATTATTGTGGGCAG ACCGCTTTGATGCAAGCTTGTAGATATGGACATTGGGAAGTTGTACAGACCCTTCTGCTCTTCAAATGCAAT GTTATGAAAGCAGATTATCTCAGCGGGAGGACAGCTCTTCACTTTGCAGCCATCAATGGGCATGCAAGATGCATTAGGCTTGTTGTGGCGGATTTTGTTCCAAGTGCTCCGTTTGAAGCATTACATGCTCACATGGTTGCTGAGGGTGATGCATCAAATgtgaaaaacaaatatgaaCAAAG TGCGCTGTCCAAGTTTATAAACAAAACAGCTGATGCTGGTATCACTGCCCTTCATATGGCTGCATTAAATGGGTACTTTGATTGTGTACAACTGCTACTTGATCTTAGTGCTAATGTGTCAGCTGCAACATTTCATTATGGAACATCAATGGATTTAATAG GTGCTGGAAGCACTCCATTGCATTATGCTGCTTGTGGAGGCAATTTAAAATGCTGTCAG ATCCTCCTTGCAAGAGGTGCAAGTCGAATGGCTTTGAATTGCAATGG ATGGCTTCCACTTGATGTTGCTAGGATGTGGGGGCGCCATTGGCTTGAACCTTTGTTGACACCTACTTCTGATGCCACAATATCATCATTCCCttcttcaaattatttatcCCTTCCTCTCATGAGTGTGCTCAACATTGCCAG AGAGTGTGGACTGCAATCAACTACAACCTCCTCTAACGAAGTTGATGCTTGTGCTGTCTGCCTGGAGAGACAATGTTCTGTGGCTGCAGAAG GATGTGGGCATGAGCTTTGTGTAAGATGTGCACTCTATCTTTGCTCAACAAGCAATGTTTCTTCTGAAACGGGTGGGCCTCCTGGTTCTATCCCTTGTCCCCTTTGTAGACATGGAATTGTCTCTTTTGTCAAATTATCAGGTtccaaagcaaaagaaaataaattacatgtgtCCCTCAGCTTGTGTACCCCTTGCATGCTACATCCACGTGACCTAGATCGACCGTCTCTTTCTCTTACCCCCGAGATTCGAAGAAACCGTGTAGCTTCTGTTCCGTCGGAGATGCTTTGCCCCGTCACTTGTACTCCATTTCCATCTGTAGCAATTCCTCTGTGTACATGCAATGATGGTCCTTGTCCATCATTTGAACCCCGGGAAGCAGAAGCACAAGATGGATCACCTCGCCACTCACAAGCTGCGATGATGGATCAGAATAAAATGGATGGTCCGAGGCTGGAGAAAATGACATGCTCAGGCATGTTTTGGGGTAGAAGAAGTTGCAGCAGGGAGCATCAATGCAATTCAGAAATAAATGCTTGA